A stretch of DNA from Arachis hypogaea cultivar Tifrunner chromosome 19, arahy.Tifrunner.gnm2.J5K5, whole genome shotgun sequence:
AAGTGGCTGTAGGAATGGGTTCAAAGTTGGATGTAGGCCGTTGATTGGGTTGGATGGTGTCTTTCTCAAGACTCAATTTAGTGGCCAAATTCTATCCGCGGTTGGGCAGGATGCCAATCATCATATATATGTCATAGCTTGGGCAGTTGTTGAggtagaaaataaagaaacttgGAAGTGGTTCCTTGAGTGATGTCCAACCAATCGAACTTGAGTTGTCTCAACCTACCTGTTCTGAACAAGAGGATTCTCAGCAGGTAAAGATGTAAATGCCATTGTTATATTATAACCTATTACTATATTTTGACTTTGAAACCTGAATATTTTTACATGATATAGGTTGTTGGAAATATAAGGCCTGCAAAATTGCTGGCAAGAAGAAGTTCTCCACCACCGAGTTCTATCACAGTCAATCCATTGCAGAGTGCTAGCTCAGGACAACATCAAGGATGGCAAGTTTAATGAAGTTTGTGCCTACTCCCGGTTTCAAAGCACCAAGAAAAAAGACTTGAAGAAATTAGTTAGATGTGTTTAGGAAGGTTATGAAAATTAGTTAATGTTTTGTTAAAATTTAGACAATGACTACTAAGATCAGTCTTGGTTATTTTGATATCACATTAGATCTTTTGATGTTAATACTCATGATGCTTGGTTATGCATCTTTTTTGTTCAactatgataattaatttaatataaatctgGTTTGTTGGTTTAACTTGCTTATTGTAatcttatttaaatataactcAGTTTTGTTGAATCATGTGTAAGTCACAGGAATACCACAAATTAAATAATTCATTCCattcaaatatttttacaaaatacatcttccattacattacattacaTTACACATAAATTCTTCCataattttttcttcaaaatttgtaACACATCATTAATAAAAACACTACCATCATAAACATAGCTACCATCAACAAATGGATCATGAATTTCTGACTTCTTACATCATCTTTCAACCTCCCAACCCTGCATGCTAGGTTCATCTTCATTCCACCATTGACTCTATCAGAATCTGCTATTCTAGTACTTTCCTCTTGTCCAATGTCAGGCCAAACAAGCATACCACACCAAGTCTTTTCCCTTGTCTGAAATTAACCAACAAAAGATGATGAAATGAAGCAAGCAAGAACAAACGAACAAAATGCCATATATTTAACTTACATTATAATTGGGACATCCAAAAAATGGCTTGTTTGGATTTGATTCTGTTCCAGACCAACGCAGAATTGGACGGTAACCGCACCCACACCATTCTGACACCCTCGCACTTCTATTCTGGCTTTGTGACCTGGCCCAGTTACCGCTTGAAGGAGAGCGAATCGAGCTTCCACCTGCGGTGCTTCCACCACCCACCATGGTGCTACAACTAATAGCGACCAATGACAAAGATttaacaagaagaacaacaacaataagaagaagaagataaagaagaataagaagacaaGAAGAAGGAAGACGAAAGTTGAAGAAGAACCTAACTCAGATAAATGAGAGAAAATTAGGGTTTTAGGGACTAAATTAGGTACAAATAAAACCCTTGCCATGTCAACTAGTCGTTGCAGGGTCCAACGTGGCAGAAAAGGTGCCACCATGGCACTTCGTTTGCTGAGTCATCACCGGAAAGGGTTGAGGGACCACATTGGTGCCCGGATCTGAATCTGGAGGACTAGTATAAGTAATTTTAAATCTCGATGACCAAAATGAGTAATcgcgtgaatctcagggaccaaaATGGGGATTTAGTctatattttatagatatttttagtgaataaatgactatttgtatctataaaagatgaaaatactgaTATATGTACCCATACTAATTTGAAACTAAACTTGTATCCACGCAAGATGTcttccgtgtgacaaaagtaccctaCGTGGCACTCCAACCCTCCAAAGACAAGGTATTTTTGTCACACAGATGGCATCTTGCGTGGATACAAGTTTAGTTTTGATTTAGTATGGGTACATATGTTGGTGTTTTCAtctaactaaatttttatatattttttagtgtcaaaattaaaaaacttcttgtgttatgattaaaaattttagtgctattttttttaaattctgtaCAATTTAaaactctcttcttctcttctttttcttcatcatcattttcttctcctttttgcttttttcgtcttttatttctttcttcacCTTCTCATAATTCCCCTTATTTCATCCTCTTAACAAAAACTTGTGTTACGGTTTAAGAAATTCTGTGTCAAAATTAAAAACTTCCTCTATTAtgactaaaatattttaattctatatttttgataaattctacaaatttaaaattctacctcctctttttctctttcttctttattatctgttttttttttctcattttttttactcttttaacaaaaataaaaattaaaaaaaatcaaacaaagaaaaaagaataaaaaatgatGCAATAACACCAGAATGAGAAGGAggaggaaaagaaataaaaaaaatacaacaacaataacaacaataaaaaaatgacGATAAAGAAtaaacacgtgaagaagaaggtGAAACACAAAAAAAGAGCatctaaataaaaattattatacattTATAATAAATTGGAGATCAAACTcacattcttttatttttataatttcatcAAACTACTAAACCAACCACTACAAATGATGATACATTTGAACTCGGAGAAGAGTAATAATGTTGTTGCAACAAATTGGAGTTAAAAAAAGAGCGACAATAATTTGATtgttgtttgtaaattttagcaaagatttgataataaattaatgattatattatttgtaattttaacatgcacttttttatgattttattgtttttaatttttaatatagacttaatttttgtattttttatttattagtatgtttataaatatagaatgattaaatattatgtttgattaaaaaaaattaattttattgtgGGGTTGGATCATATGGGAGGCTTTAGAATGCTTTAGGATGCGGATCGAATAGGGTTATAGTTGAAAAATTCTTAATCTAcgaataaaatattattgaattttaaaGAGCTTTTAAATCAGTGACTAAGGTTAAgatattaactaaattttaagggtaaaattacatatataaattgAATGAGGATCAAAACTATACAGATATCCTAAAGTGAATTTAGTTACATACATATCTCGTTTGACTCTTTATTTGAATtgaatcaattaaatttaatttatactttttcaatataaatcgaatcaattagATTCGATTTAGTATAAGTTGGAAGCAGAtggtaaataaaaaacaaataaactcGATTTATGTAATACATGGTAAATTAAATCCATTGAATTCGATTATTTATCCCTTATACAACTTATAGTAAATCAAAATTATTGAACTCAATTTACAAGAGAGAAATACAAGGTAAATCGAATCAAATAGATTCGAATGAGTAAAAAATCTTATCTATGTAAATCGAAATTAATTGATTCGATTTAGTGTTAGCATACTCTATATAAGAATTTGAATTAGTTTGATATGATTTACAGCCATATTTCACTCCTCCCACCATACTCTACACGAGAGAGAAATCTTAGACTTCCAAACAACAAGGTTTAAAATTGCGGACATAGAAGACGACCTGAATCGTATTTATCGATTGGATAGAGTTATCCACATTGCTGGTAACATCAATAAAGAGGTTAGAAAATGAAATTTCATTTCTTCAACTTAGATTAGAAATGTTAGCAATATTTAGTGTTTATTTGGGTACTATTaacttgataaaaaaatattttttttattttttagtgtatttaacaaatttctaatagtaaaaataaaattattaaaaaaataaaaatatcttttttaaaaaattataatttacattttttttataagatttttttttaaaaaaaatattttataataattggaagacaaaaatatttttactaaaattttaaaaagacatctttattttacttttttttatcgaTGGATATACTacattaaaaataacaaattttaataatatttaaatcatacaaatattttgagataaaatctttaatgatttaatataaaattttatcatatatgaaaacataaaaaaaaccactagcatcaaaatataaaaagataaaaatctgaaataagtcactaataaaaatataatatatttatttagtttatatatatatatatataaaggttgaaagttgaaacatgatccctaatattatttttttacacatTTAACAAATTTAAGGCATtatgttcttatttcttttaccTTTTTTAGCTTTTTGTTCATTCACGTTCTATACAGCTATAGTTTATTGTAGTTCTTATTCCTTGGCATAATATAACACGTTTTACATTACTATTATTGctctttgttattattttattatcattgttATTATATTGTTCGTGCGTGATTTTTATTTGGTTGGAtatcacattattttattttcgttTGGTTTGTTAttatattcattattattattcatcGTACAATTTGTTTCgttaacattatatattatagaATTTGatgtaatttataatttatatagtaTGACTTTAAAGCTAAATTCAAAAAGAAGTTGTAGTGAAGTGAATATTTAAAAATGAGAAtgcaacaaataaaaaagaaataaaaattataaaaataaaatgagataattaaaatactaaaatattttttgttatttgtgtAGAAGAGATATGAGACGATAATAGACTTAACAAATATTTCAGCAAAATTGGtagaaaaaattacaaaaaaaaaaaaattagagagagaacaAAATTTTTATATGTGCAtagacaattaaaaaatatatgaaatatttttaaattttatttttaattatggaCTAAATTAGTTGGACAAGATACTAGTCTTAGttgaaattgagaaaaaaaataatgttagTTTCTAAATTTTGGTAGACTGATAAAATTAAGGTACGTTAATTTTGcattacaaaataatatataagttaatttttttaaatttatatttattcttttgaatattttaaatagATTAATCTAGAATTTGCTAATCTAAGAAGGAAGGTCCTAAATCTTTAGATAATTTTAAACAATGTTTCAAGGACATTCTAGCTACTGGATATGGTGTTTGGGCACCATCAAAAGATCCAAATTCTAAAGAATTTAATAATCAGAATAATGAGGATTTTGAGAATGGAGATTTTTATGACATTTAATTTTTATGACATTAATTATACAAATAAATTTGTTGAAGAAGACATTACTAATTATACACTTGTTTCAAAGCCTTActagaaagaaaagaaggaagacttctggcaaaaaaaaattgagaaacgAGTTAGAATAGTATCTAGATTACAGAATTCGCTTGATTGTATTTTGGTTAGTATGGAGTCAAAAAGCTACaaataagaaaaatgatccttGCTCCATAGAGAATTGCATCAAGTTGCTGCGCAAATTACCTAGTCTAGAATCATATAGTCTACAGTTTTATTTGGGCATTAGATTAATGGCTAAAtcacaatataattttttttattacattgagtgatgatctcaatcaacaatttGGATGGCTAAAATCTTTTAAATTGAATGACACGAACCGTctcaaaactttatttttaaatttttctttctaTGAATCTTTATTATCGTTATTGTTGAACTTTAATTTAGTGATGTTATAGTTTGtgttttgattttatattttggaaCTTTTACTTAATAATATGACTTTATGGATAATATTTTTTGCTTTGttgtcttatttttattaaaggataattttttttggttaatgATAATTTTTAGCTTACTGTTTGTTAAATTAGATAAATAGAATATAGTTAGTTATGACTTGCTATTGTAAGTCAATTGAGTGCTTTTAATGGTGATACCGGTTATTGTATATATGAACaccaaattaataataataataatcactttttcatttctttcaatACGGTATCAGATGAATAGTCACTTCCGctacttctctttctctcttttctcttactTTTCAGGAAAACTTCAATTTCCAAGAAAACCTTTTTTTCTCTTGTGCTTCTCTTCCACTATTCTAGCGTGATTCTTTCATCATCATGGATGATCTCACCAATCCATATTTTCTCCATCAAGTTGGTGGTCCTGGACTCGTTCTTGTCTCACAACCCCTAACCGGTGATAACTATGATTCTTGGAGCTGTTCCATGGAGCTCGCTCTTTCCATCAAGAATAAACTTGGCTTTGTTGATGGTTCATTACCCCGTCCAACTGATGATAATCCTCAGCACGTTGCTCTTTGGACACGCAGCAACAATGTGGTACTTTCTTGGATTTTCAATTCTCTTTTCAAGGATATTATTGGTAGTGTTATGAGGTCACGAGTAGCTTCGGAGGTTTGGCAAGACTTTCGTGAGCGTTTTCAACAGCGTAATGGTCCACAAATTTTTCAACTTTGATGCGATCTTATGGCGCTGTCTCAAGGCTCTGACTCGGTGAGtgtttattttatcaaattaaagtCCATTTGGGATGAATTGAGTGCATATCATCCAATTGTTCAATGCGATTGTGGTGGCCTTCGACCTTTGCAAGATTTTCATGATAGTGAATATACAATGTCGTCATTTTTAATGGGACTCAATGAACACTTCTCTGCAATTCGAGGTCAATTGTTGCTCATGGAGCCTCTCCCTCCTATTAATCGTGTTCTTTCATTAATCCTCCAAGAAGAAAAACAGAAGGAGCTCAGTGTCAAACCCCTTGCCTCTGATCCTCTTGCTTTTGCTGCTAAGGTTGAATTTAAGCCAAAATCAACCAAGAAAGATCGTGATAGACCTTTGTGCTCTCATTGCGAGGTTCTTGGACATACTGTTGATCGATGCTTTCGTATTCACGGCTTTCCTCCAGGATAtggaaaattaaaaaacaaaggtCCTATTAAAGGTGTTGCAAATCTTGCTTCGACCAATACAAACGCACCTCCCCTATCACCAACAATTTCTGATCCACCAATGATTACAAATCTTGCCTAATGGTTGTTGGATATTGGACTTTGGAGCATCTAATCACATTTACATTCATTTGTTCATGTTTCATGATTACAAACCCGTGTCAAATTCGTTCTTCACATTACCGGATAATTCTCACATACCCATTATTGGCATAGGTTTTATAAGAGTGACACCTCAATTAGTCATTCATAGAGTGTTTTATGTTCCTGGCTTTGCACTCAACTTACTGTCAGTTAGTGTTTTAGTTACACCTTCAACTTTTGATGTTACATTCTCATCTCATTATGCTTTAATCTAAGACAAGAAGTCTCTGAAGACGATTGGGATGGTTGAGTTGGAGAATAGACTTTATGTCTTCCATCTTACTCAGCAGGTTACCTCTAATGACAACACAAATATTTTTTCTGACAATCATTGTAGTCTAGTGTCACCTTACATATGGCATTCCCGTTTAGGTCATTTGTCACCCAATGTACTTGGTGTTATAATAAATAAATCTAAAGTTTCTTGTCAATCTTCTTCTTTGATGCAACTACATAACTGCTCCATTTGTCCCTTGGCTAAGCAAAGTAAATTGCCTTATATTTCTAACAATCATTTTGCAACTAAACTATTCGATATGGTGCATTGTGATGTGTGGGGTCCTTTTCAGACAATTTCTTGTGCAGGATTTAGATATTTCATTACCATTGTGGATGATCATAGTAGGTTCACATGGGTCGCTTTCCTCCGTTCTAAGTCCGACGCCACAACAAAGTTGCAACAATTTTTTAAGATGGTTGAAACACAATTCTCTACTACTGTAAAGTGTTTGAGATATGATAATGCTAGGAAACTTGCATTAACTGATTTTATGCTTTCCAAAGGTACTCTTCATCAATTTTTCTGTGTTGAGACTCCACAGCAAAATTCTATCATCGAACGAAAATATCGACACTTGCTAAATGTGGCGAGGGCCTTACATTTTCAGTCTCGTGTCCCTCTTACCTTTTGGACGGAATGTGTATCTAATGCAACTTATCTCATCAATCGAACACCTGCCAAAAATTTGGAGTTTAAATCTCCATTTGAGAGACTTTATTCTACACCACCAGACTACACAAGGCTTAGGGTATTTGGCTGTCTTTGCTTTGCATCTACACTTCAACCTGGCAGACACAAGTTTAGTCCCAGAGCAACTGCCGGTGTATTTTTGGGTTATCCTCCTGACTACAAAGGCTATAAAGTTTATAACCTACAAAAGAGGTCtatctctatctctaaaaatgtGGTCTTTCATGAAAgtatattttccttttcttctggTGAACAGAATTTTGCTTCAATTGACCCTTTCCCTATCCTTGTTTTGACAAAACCTCTATCTAACAGTAACATCACACCATACACTCCTCCACCAATTGTTGATATCCATCAGGTTCAACCGATACCTGTAAAGCATTCTCCATTGGCTCAGCCTGAACCTAGTCCATCTTTGTCCTTAGAAGATCAACTAGGCCACATAAAGCACCTTCTTACCTAGAACAATACTATTGCAATCATGTCACTTCCTCCACTACTCAATATCCAATAGCTGCATCTTTGAATTATCAGAAATTGACTGCCAATTACAGAAGTTAC
This window harbors:
- the LOC140182366 gene encoding uncharacterized protein → MALSQGSDSVSVYFIKLKSIWDELSAYHPIVQCDCGGLRPLQDFHDSEYTMSSFLMGLNEHFSAIRGQLLLMEPLPPINRVLSLILQEEKQKELSVKPLASDPLAFAAKVEFKPKSTKKDRDRPLCSHCEVLGHTVDRCFRIHGFPPGYGKLKNKGPIKGVANLASTNTNAPPLSPTISDPPMITNLA